A stretch of the Candidatus Cetobacterium colombiensis genome encodes the following:
- the plsY gene encoding glycerol-3-phosphate 1-O-acyltransferase PlsY, translating to MKFLIFAVVAYIFGSLPCGVWLGKATQNIDIREHGSKNSGATNAYRILGPKYGIMVLLLDALKGYIPLYIASLFGVNGIYIILLGLVAILGHTFSFFLGFKGGKGVATSLGVFLFLMPKVIGVLVLVFILVVGISKYISLGSVICSGLLPVLAYFMPVRDPNTRIPLVIISLIVGIFVIYKHKANIQRLMDGKENKFNLK from the coding sequence ATAAAGTTTTTAATTTTTGCAGTAGTTGCATATATATTTGGATCTTTACCTTGTGGGGTGTGGTTAGGAAAAGCAACTCAGAATATTGACATAAGAGAACACGGAAGTAAAAATTCTGGAGCAACAAATGCTTATAGAATTTTAGGTCCAAAGTATGGTATAATGGTTCTATTATTAGATGCTTTAAAGGGATATATTCCACTTTATATAGCTAGTTTATTTGGAGTAAATGGAATATATATTATATTATTAGGTTTAGTAGCTATACTAGGACATACATTTTCATTCTTTTTAGGATTTAAAGGTGGAAAAGGAGTAGCTACAAGTTTAGGAGTATTTCTCTTTTTAATGCCAAAAGTTATAGGAGTATTAGTTTTAGTTTTTATATTAGTTGTTGGAATTAGTAAGTACATCTCTTTAGGATCAGTTATATGTTCAGGATTACTTCCTGTTTTAGCGTATTTTATGCCTGTTAGAGATCCAAATACAAGAATACCGCTAGTGATTATTTCTCTAATAGTTGGAATCTTTGTAATATATAAACACAAAGCAAATATTCAAAGACTTATGGATGGAAAAGAGAATAAATTTAATTTAAAGTAA
- a CDS encoding NAD(P)H-dependent glycerol-3-phosphate dehydrogenase → MEKVVVIGAGSWGTALGMILAKKGYDVTMWEYSKEIAEKLSLDRENKRLLPGVKFPENLKVTSELDGLLKNVKYVIFSVPSQVLRGVMTKISSQIDEEMILINTAKGIEVLSGETLSHVMKDEIKGKYHKNIVILSGPTHAEEVAQELPTTIVAAGELENAKKVQELFNTENFRVYVSEDIAGVELGGAVKNCLAIGAGIADGLGYGDNAKAALITRGIAEMIRFGKVMGADERTFSGLTGIGDLVVTCASQHSRNRYVGERLGKGENIDDILKSMVMVAEGVPTVKAVYAKKLELGISMPIVEAIYAIIYEGANTKEKVKELMTRELKEEFY, encoded by the coding sequence ATGGAAAAAGTAGTTGTAATAGGAGCAGGAAGTTGGGGAACAGCTCTAGGAATGATTTTAGCTAAAAAAGGTTATGACGTTACGATGTGGGAGTATAGCAAAGAAATTGCTGAAAAATTAAGCTTAGATAGAGAGAATAAAAGATTACTTCCAGGAGTTAAGTTTCCAGAAAATTTAAAAGTAACAAGTGAACTTGATGGACTTTTGAAAAATGTTAAGTATGTTATTTTTTCTGTACCGTCTCAAGTACTAAGAGGAGTTATGACAAAGATTTCTTCGCAAATAGATGAAGAAATGATTTTAATAAATACAGCAAAAGGAATTGAAGTTTTAAGTGGTGAAACATTGTCTCATGTTATGAAAGATGAAATAAAAGGAAAATACCATAAAAATATAGTTATTTTATCAGGACCAACTCACGCTGAAGAAGTTGCACAAGAATTACCAACAACAATTGTTGCAGCAGGAGAGCTAGAAAATGCTAAAAAAGTTCAAGAACTATTTAATACAGAAAACTTTAGAGTTTATGTAAGCGAAGATATTGCAGGAGTAGAACTTGGAGGTGCAGTTAAAAATTGTTTAGCAATAGGAGCAGGGATAGCTGATGGATTAGGGTATGGTGATAATGCAAAAGCTGCTTTAATAACAAGAGGAATCGCAGAGATGATTAGATTTGGTAAAGTTATGGGTGCTGATGAAAGAACCTTTTCTGGATTAACTGGGATAGGGGACCTAGTTGTAACTTGTGCAAGTCAACATAGTAGAAATAGATATGTTGGAGAGAGATTAGGAAAAGGCGAAAATATAGACGATATATTAAAAAGTATGGTAATGGTAGCTGAAGGTGTACCAACAGTAAAAGCAGTATACGCAAAAAAATTAGAATTAGGTATAAGTATGCCAATAGTTGAAGCTATATATGCTATAATATACGAGGGAGCAAATACAAAAGAAAAAGTAAAAGAGTTAATGACTAGAGAGTTAAAAGAAGAATTTTATTAA
- a CDS encoding sigma-70 family RNA polymerase sigma factor, with product MTEKDLVSFYLDDIKEYEVLDKDEEISLLKRAKIGDIEARERLILCNLRLVVNVAKKYGSKGMSFIDLISEGNFGLIHAIEKFDVEKGYRFSTYAVWWIKQAISKAIISKGREIRIPSYKHDMLNKINKFIMDAVMLKGDYPSIYEISEGLNINLEKVQDLMMEFQETVSLSSPIGEDICLEDTIASEVHNELENNLIREMSTAQIKEILNKLNDREKQILKLRFGFDGNQIHTLEDIGQSFSITRERVRQIEQKTLEKLRIRYSDLLKGNYYY from the coding sequence ATGACTGAAAAAGATTTAGTTTCATTTTATCTAGACGATATAAAAGAGTATGAAGTGTTAGACAAAGATGAAGAGATATCATTATTAAAAAGAGCAAAAATAGGTGATATTGAAGCAAGAGAAAGATTGATTTTATGTAACTTGAGGTTAGTAGTTAATGTCGCTAAAAAATATGGAAGTAAAGGTATGAGTTTTATTGATTTAATAAGTGAGGGGAACTTTGGATTAATTCATGCCATAGAAAAGTTTGATGTAGAAAAAGGATATAGATTTTCTACATATGCTGTTTGGTGGATAAAACAGGCTATTAGTAAAGCTATAATAAGTAAAGGTAGAGAAATAAGAATTCCATCTTATAAACATGATATGTTAAATAAAATAAATAAATTTATTATGGATGCTGTTATGTTAAAAGGAGATTATCCAAGTATATACGAAATATCAGAAGGATTGAATATAAATTTGGAAAAAGTTCAAGATTTAATGATGGAATTCCAAGAAACGGTTTCTTTAAGTTCACCAATAGGAGAAGATATTTGTTTAGAAGATACAATAGCTAGTGAAGTACATAATGAATTAGAAAATAACTTAATTCGAGAGATGAGCACAGCACAAATAAAAGAGATTTTAAACAAATTGAATGATAGAGAAAAACAAATATTAAAACTTCGTTTTGGTTTTGATGGAAACCAAATTCATACTCTAGAAGATATTGGACAGAGTTTTAGTATAACAAGAGAAAGAGTTAGACAGATAGAGCAAAAAACATTAGAAAAGTTAAGAATACGTTATAGTGACTTACTAAAAGGAAACTATTACTATTAA